The Listeria sp. PSOL-1 genome includes a region encoding these proteins:
- a CDS encoding metal ABC transporter ATP-binding protein, with amino-acid sequence MSNVLNVRHLSFHYDKEEVLQNIELEIKRGSFTGLIGPNGSGKSTLLKLILNLLKMQRGEIMLFQQKQSEFRNWEKIGFVSQKANSFNSAFPATVKEVVASGLTKKKGLFKMLNQKDQQAIKKALHTVSMEAFLNRNIGELSGGQQQRVFIARSLVSNPELLILDEPTVGVDTKNVKAFYELLKHLNQVHGMTLLLVTHDLLAVNKYVDHVVSINQRILFDGSARDYQLYLEEREIEALDSNGEKKGECYDCNTFSL; translated from the coding sequence ATGTCCAATGTATTAAATGTTCGGCATTTATCCTTTCATTACGATAAGGAAGAAGTTTTGCAAAATATAGAGCTAGAAATAAAGCGAGGAAGTTTTACAGGTCTTATTGGCCCTAATGGTTCTGGAAAATCCACATTATTAAAATTGATTTTGAATTTGTTAAAAATGCAAAGAGGAGAAATCATGCTCTTTCAACAAAAACAAAGTGAATTTCGCAATTGGGAAAAAATTGGTTTCGTTTCACAAAAAGCCAATTCATTTAATTCTGCCTTTCCAGCAACGGTTAAAGAAGTAGTCGCAAGTGGATTAACAAAGAAAAAAGGGCTATTTAAGATGCTTAACCAAAAAGACCAGCAGGCAATTAAAAAAGCACTACACACTGTTTCTATGGAAGCTTTTTTAAACCGAAATATTGGCGAATTATCAGGTGGACAGCAGCAACGAGTATTTATTGCACGTTCGCTTGTTAGTAATCCTGAGTTGCTAATTTTAGATGAACCAACTGTTGGTGTTGATACAAAAAATGTAAAAGCTTTTTATGAATTATTAAAGCATCTTAACCAAGTCCACGGAATGACACTGCTCCTTGTTACACATGACCTTTTAGCCGTAAATAAATATGTCGATCACGTTGTTAGTATCAATCAGCGTATTTTGTTTGATGGATCAGCACGGGATTACCAGCTGTACTTAGAAGAACGCGAAATAGAAGCACTTGATTCTAATGGAGAAAAGAAAGGGGAATGTTATGATTGCAACACTTTTTCACTATGA